One region of Aeromicrobium sp. Sec7.5 genomic DNA includes:
- the prmC gene encoding peptide chain release factor N(5)-glutamine methyltransferase has product MSVRSQAERLLEQAVETLQAGGVASPEVDAELLLSHVCGVPRAMVRRAPVQEMQRRTFLEMIDARARRVPLQHITGTAAFRYVDVEVGPGVFVPRPETEVMTGWVIEQVQHLEAPVVVELCAGSGAISLSIVHEVPQARVHAVELDEGAMEWAFRNLAGTGVDLRQGDMAGAFPELDGAVDAVVANPPYIPLDAWESVAPEARDHDPALALWSGLDGLDAMRVVEEVSWRLLRRGGVLAVEHADAQGESAPAVFAERWSGVRDRTDLAGRPRFVTAHRP; this is encoded by the coding sequence ATGAGCGTCCGGAGCCAGGCCGAGCGTCTCCTCGAGCAGGCCGTCGAGACGCTCCAGGCCGGCGGGGTCGCGTCGCCCGAGGTCGACGCGGAGCTCCTGCTCTCGCACGTGTGCGGCGTCCCCCGGGCCATGGTCCGACGCGCGCCGGTGCAGGAGATGCAGCGCCGCACCTTCCTGGAGATGATCGACGCCCGGGCCCGGCGCGTGCCGCTGCAGCACATCACCGGCACCGCGGCCTTCCGCTACGTCGACGTCGAGGTCGGGCCGGGCGTGTTCGTGCCGCGGCCCGAGACCGAGGTCATGACCGGGTGGGTCATCGAGCAGGTGCAGCACCTGGAGGCGCCCGTCGTGGTCGAGCTGTGTGCGGGCTCGGGCGCCATCTCGCTCAGCATCGTCCACGAGGTGCCCCAGGCCCGGGTGCACGCCGTCGAGCTCGACGAGGGCGCGATGGAGTGGGCCTTCCGCAACCTCGCGGGCACCGGTGTCGACCTGCGGCAGGGCGACATGGCGGGCGCCTTCCCCGAGCTCGACGGTGCGGTCGACGCGGTCGTCGCCAATCCGCCGTACATCCCGCTCGACGCGTGGGAGAGCGTCGCCCCGGAGGCACGCGACCACGACCCGGCCCTGGCGCTGTGGTCGGGCCTCGACGGGCTCGACGCGATGCGCGTCGTCGAGGAGGTCAGCTGGCGCCTGCTCCGCCGTGGCGGCGTCCTGGCTGTCGAGCACGCCGACGCCCAGGGTGAGTCGGCTCCGGCGGTGTTCGCGGAGCGGTGGAGCGGTGTGCGCGACCGGACGGATCTGGCCGGGCGGCCGCGTTTCGTCACGGCCCACCGACCCTGA
- the rho gene encoding transcription termination factor Rho produces MTDTTQAPQEPTNDAPATRPARRTSGGALGGKVIAELQEIAAELGIEGANTLRKGALIDAIKAARGDAPKAAPATTTPAPETGSADDAPKSARSGRGPKKDAGERPAKQEKAAKQADAGNGEQQDRAPKQDRGPKQDRGPKQDRTDNQDSTDRADRAERGQGRGQQNGGGNNGGGNNGGQSKQQKNQNDPKNQNDQKNQNDPKGQGDQQNRSADQGPQDDDEAGGRRRNRRGRGRSGRAADGDVQVAEDDVLVPAAGIVDILDNYAFVRTTGYLPSENDVYVSLSMVRKWGLRRGDAVVGQVRQPREGERKEKFNPMVRVDSVNGMTLEEAKARSEFEALTPVFPTQRLRLETDQQNVVGRVVDLFAPIGKGQRGLLVAPPAAGNTSVLRQLAASVTANNPECHLMIVLVDERPEEVTEFQRSVKGEVISSTFDRPAGDHTTVAELAIERAKRLVELGHDVVVLVDGITRLGRAYNQAAAGQGRVLADGIDASALFAPKRLLGAARNLEDGGSLTILATALVDSGSRIDELILGEVRGTVTTELRLDADAASKRQFPAIDPVASSTRHDDLLQSADELAAARAWRRELAELAPSAAVAAVLERLGSATTNAEVVRRLV; encoded by the coding sequence GTGACTGACACGACCCAGGCTCCCCAGGAGCCCACCAACGACGCACCCGCCACCCGCCCCGCCCGCCGCACCAGCGGTGGAGCGCTCGGCGGCAAGGTCATCGCCGAGCTGCAGGAGATCGCGGCCGAGCTCGGCATCGAGGGCGCCAACACGCTCCGCAAGGGTGCGCTGATCGACGCGATCAAGGCCGCCCGCGGCGACGCCCCGAAGGCGGCCCCCGCCACCACGACTCCCGCGCCCGAGACCGGGTCCGCCGACGACGCGCCGAAGTCGGCCCGCTCCGGCCGTGGCCCGAAGAAGGACGCCGGCGAGCGCCCGGCCAAGCAGGAGAAGGCGGCCAAGCAGGCCGACGCCGGCAACGGCGAGCAGCAGGACCGCGCGCCGAAGCAGGATCGTGGACCCAAGCAGGACCGCGGCCCGAAGCAGGACCGCACCGACAACCAGGACTCGACCGATCGCGCCGATCGCGCCGAGCGCGGCCAGGGCCGCGGCCAGCAGAACGGCGGCGGCAACAACGGCGGCGGCAACAACGGCGGCCAGTCCAAGCAGCAGAAGAACCAGAACGACCCGAAGAACCAGAACGACCAGAAGAACCAGAACGACCCGAAGGGTCAGGGCGACCAGCAGAACCGGTCCGCCGACCAGGGCCCGCAGGACGACGACGAGGCCGGCGGACGCCGCCGCAACCGTCGCGGCCGCGGCCGCAGCGGTCGGGCCGCCGACGGTGACGTGCAGGTCGCCGAGGACGACGTGCTGGTCCCCGCGGCCGGCATCGTCGACATCCTCGACAACTACGCCTTCGTGCGCACGACCGGCTACCTCCCGAGCGAGAACGACGTCTACGTCTCCCTGTCGATGGTCCGCAAGTGGGGCCTTCGTCGTGGCGACGCGGTCGTCGGTCAGGTGCGCCAGCCCCGCGAGGGCGAGCGCAAGGAGAAGTTCAACCCGATGGTCCGGGTCGACTCGGTCAACGGCATGACCCTCGAGGAGGCCAAGGCGCGCTCGGAGTTCGAGGCGCTCACCCCGGTCTTCCCGACGCAGCGACTTCGCCTCGAGACCGACCAGCAGAACGTCGTGGGCCGGGTCGTCGACCTGTTCGCGCCGATCGGCAAGGGCCAGCGCGGCCTGCTCGTCGCCCCGCCGGCGGCCGGCAACACCAGCGTCCTGCGCCAGCTCGCCGCGTCCGTCACGGCGAACAACCCCGAGTGTCACCTCATGATCGTGCTCGTCGACGAGCGTCCCGAGGAGGTCACCGAGTTCCAGCGGTCGGTCAAGGGCGAGGTCATCTCCTCGACGTTCGACCGCCCCGCGGGCGACCACACGACCGTCGCGGAGCTCGCCATCGAGCGCGCCAAGCGCCTGGTCGAGCTCGGTCACGACGTCGTGGTCCTGGTGGACGGCATCACGCGTCTCGGTCGTGCCTACAACCAGGCTGCTGCCGGCCAGGGCCGTGTGCTCGCCGACGGCATCGACGCCTCTGCGCTGTTCGCGCCCAAGCGACTGCTCGGCGCGGCGCGCAATCTCGAGGACGGCGGCTCGCTGACGATCCTGGCCACCGCGCTGGTCGACAGCGGTTCACGCATCGACGAGCTCATCCTCGGCGAGGTCCGGGGCACCGTCACGACCGAGCTGCGGCTCGACGCGGACGCCGCCTCGAAGCGTCAGTTCCCCGCGATCGACCCGGTCGCGTCGAGCACGCGTCACGACGACCTCCTGCAGTCCGCCGACGAGCTCGCGGCTGCGCGGGCGTGGCGTCGCGAGCTCGCGGAGCTGGCCCCCTCGGCCGCTGTCGCCGCGGTGCTGGAGCGTCTCGGCTCTGCCACCACGAACGCCGAGGTCGTCCGCCGACTCGTCTGA
- a CDS encoding ABC transporter permease, translating to MTTERVGRPRAASRVVGRASDAATDQIATIGTFTTFLVRAVAAVPTTLRHYRAETFRILLDISWGTGAILVGGGTVGVMVLLALSAGTSLGIEGFNGLETIGLAPLTGFVSAVVNTRELAPLVAALALAAQVGCRFTAQLGSMRTSEEIDALGVMAVPAIPYLVTTRIIATMMAILPLYMIGLAGSYLASQMAVTVLFGQPSGTYEHYFGTFIALSDVLLSVVKIVVFAFAVAVIHCWYGFMAKGGAEGVGEATGRAIRASIVVVVLLNMVMTLLFWGGDPGVRISG from the coding sequence ATGACCACCGAGCGGGTGGGTCGCCCCCGCGCGGCGAGCCGGGTCGTCGGGCGCGCGTCGGACGCCGCCACCGACCAGATCGCGACGATCGGCACCTTCACGACATTCCTCGTCCGCGCCGTGGCCGCGGTGCCCACGACCCTGCGGCACTACCGGGCCGAGACCTTCCGGATCCTGCTCGACATCAGCTGGGGCACCGGCGCGATCCTCGTCGGCGGCGGCACGGTCGGCGTCATGGTGCTGCTGGCGCTCTCGGCGGGCACGTCGCTCGGCATCGAGGGCTTCAACGGACTCGAGACGATCGGGCTCGCGCCGCTCACGGGCTTCGTGTCGGCCGTGGTCAACACCCGCGAGCTGGCCCCGCTCGTCGCGGCGCTGGCCCTCGCGGCGCAGGTCGGGTGCCGGTTCACGGCGCAGCTGGGCTCGATGCGCACGAGCGAGGAGATCGACGCGCTCGGCGTCATGGCCGTGCCGGCCATCCCGTACCTCGTCACGACCCGCATCATCGCCACGATGATGGCGATCCTCCCGCTCTACATGATCGGGCTGGCCGGGTCCTACCTCGCGTCGCAGATGGCGGTCACGGTGCTGTTCGGCCAGCCGAGCGGCACCTACGAGCACTACTTCGGCACGTTCATCGCCCTGTCGGACGTCCTGCTCTCGGTCGTGAAGATCGTCGTGTTCGCCTTCGCGGTCGCGGTCATCCACTGTTGGTACGGCTTCATGGCGAAGGGTGGCGCCGAGGGCGTCGGCGAGGCCACGGGCCGCGCCATCCGCGCCAGCATCGTCGTGGTCGTCCTGCTCAACATGGTCATGACGCTGCTCTTCTGGGGCGGCGACCCCGGCGTCAGGATCTCGGGGTGA
- the rpmE gene encoding 50S ribosomal protein L31: MKSDIHPAYVETQVTCTCGNSFTTKSTAPEGSLRADVCSACHPFYTGKQKILDTGGRVAKFEKRYGKK, encoded by the coding sequence ATGAAGAGCGACATCCATCCCGCGTACGTCGAGACCCAGGTCACCTGCACCTGTGGCAACTCGTTCACCACCAAGAGCACCGCGCCCGAGGGCTCCCTCCGCGCCGACGTCTGCTCGGCCTGCCACCCGTTCTACACGGGCAAGCAGAAGATCCTCGACACCGGTGGCCGCGTGGCCAAGTTCGAGAAGCGCTACGGCAAGAAGTAG
- a CDS encoding EAL domain-containing protein, which produces MNVSPGFTDQALDLAVAGPSVGLRPVLDVARRTAAGFEVVPRADLDAGDATRAGLEARATLPPHTFLTVPVAPDDLADPAWPDLMTSSGDLGGVVVHLDRPERLGVEARRHLQAVRDAGALLSTGSRLEDQPSLSTIAELRPAILRLGRSWVRDLDVDRTKQGVLAAIGRLASQLDAWILADDVATGAELAALASLEVPLAQGPVVGVAAWPWPSVSREAHRALRRSADRGSPDLTLRHLVQRAFTVRGDTELEARPAEQAGQDLTVVLDDRGRPVSLLVRRAGRWAAERPFTIHVDTTPEQALERALHRVPGHDDAPLVCTDTAGRFCGILQQDRLVAHVATNRS; this is translated from the coding sequence GTGAACGTCTCGCCGGGTTTCACCGACCAGGCGCTCGACCTCGCCGTCGCGGGGCCCTCGGTCGGTCTGCGACCCGTGCTCGACGTCGCCCGGCGGACCGCGGCCGGGTTCGAGGTGGTCCCGCGTGCCGACCTGGACGCGGGCGACGCCACGCGCGCCGGACTGGAGGCGCGCGCCACACTGCCGCCCCACACGTTCCTGACCGTCCCGGTGGCTCCGGACGACCTCGCGGACCCCGCGTGGCCGGACCTCATGACGAGCTCCGGCGACCTCGGTGGTGTCGTGGTGCACCTGGACCGGCCCGAACGGCTCGGCGTGGAAGCCCGCCGTCACCTGCAGGCTGTGCGTGACGCGGGCGCCCTCCTGTCGACCGGGAGCCGCCTCGAGGACCAGCCGTCGCTGAGCACGATCGCCGAGCTGCGACCGGCCATCCTCCGACTGGGCCGCTCCTGGGTGCGTGATCTCGACGTCGACCGCACCAAGCAGGGCGTGCTCGCCGCGATCGGCCGGCTGGCGTCGCAGCTCGACGCGTGGATCCTGGCCGACGACGTCGCGACGGGGGCCGAGCTGGCCGCACTCGCCTCACTCGAGGTCCCCCTGGCGCAGGGTCCCGTCGTCGGCGTCGCCGCGTGGCCGTGGCCCTCGGTCTCGCGCGAGGCGCACCGGGCGCTCCGGAGATCCGCCGACCGCGGCTCCCCTGACCTCACGCTGCGTCACCTCGTGCAGCGCGCCTTCACCGTCCGCGGCGACACCGAGCTCGAAGCACGCCCCGCCGAGCAGGCGGGCCAGGACCTGACCGTGGTCCTCGACGACCGCGGGCGTCCCGTGTCGCTGCTGGTCCGGCGCGCCGGCCGGTGGGCCGCCGAGCGCCCGTTCACGATCCACGTCGACACCACCCCCGAGCAGGCACTCGAACGCGCGCTGCACCGGGTCCCCGGACACGACGACGCCCCGCTGGTCTGTACCGACACAGCGGGGCGCTTCTGCGGGATCCTGCAGCAGGACCGGCTCGTCGCCCACGTGGCGACGAACCGGTCCTGA
- a CDS encoding glutathione peroxidase → MTTAHDFSATGIDGAERHLADYRGKVLLVVNTATQCGFTPQLTGLEELYKTYVDRGLVVLGFPCDQFGHQNPDGDDETASFCEKNYGVTFPLFSQIEVNGDGAHPLYQWLKKEKGGVGPSKIKWNFTKFLVDTEGNVIKRYGSTTAPAKIAGDIEKLLPA, encoded by the coding sequence ATGACCACTGCTCATGACTTCTCCGCCACCGGAATCGACGGCGCCGAGCGGCACCTCGCCGACTACCGCGGCAAGGTGCTCCTCGTCGTCAACACTGCGACCCAGTGCGGGTTCACCCCGCAGCTCACGGGCCTCGAGGAGCTGTACAAGACCTACGTCGACCGCGGCCTCGTCGTGCTGGGCTTCCCGTGCGACCAGTTCGGCCACCAGAACCCCGACGGTGACGACGAGACCGCGTCGTTCTGCGAGAAGAACTACGGCGTGACCTTCCCGCTGTTCTCCCAGATCGAGGTCAACGGCGACGGCGCCCACCCGCTCTACCAGTGGCTGAAGAAGGAGAAGGGCGGCGTCGGCCCCTCGAAGATCAAGTGGAACTTCACGAAGTTCCTGGTCGACACCGAGGGCAACGTCATCAAGCGCTACGGCTCGACCACGGCGCCCGCCAAGATCGCCGGCGACATCGAGAAGCTGCTTCCCGCCTGA
- the prfA gene encoding peptide chain release factor 1, protein MFDAVTTLLEEYADLEHRLADPAVHADPAVAKRVGQRYAELGGIVRTHRALQEATDDLEAARELELADEVAELEPQVAGLAARLQRLLVPRDPADGKDVIVEIKGGEGGDESALFAADLLRMYSRYAETRGWKVEVLDSTETALGGYKSVTASVKSGKATDPGEAPFALLKFEGGVHRVQRVPVTESQGRIHTSAAGVLVLAEAEDVDVQVNDADLRIDVFRSSGPGGQSVNTTDSAVRITHLPSGIVVSCQNEKSQLQNKEQALRILRSRLLEAAQAAADAEASQARRSQIRTMDRSERVRTYNFPENRVSDHRTGFKAYNLDAVMDGALGDVITSLVEADLAERLAALASDAT, encoded by the coding sequence ATGTTCGACGCCGTCACGACCCTGCTCGAGGAGTACGCCGACCTCGAGCACCGGCTCGCGGACCCTGCGGTGCACGCCGACCCGGCCGTCGCCAAGCGCGTCGGGCAGCGCTACGCCGAGCTCGGGGGCATCGTCCGCACCCACCGTGCGCTGCAGGAGGCCACCGACGACCTCGAGGCGGCTCGCGAGCTGGAGCTCGCCGACGAGGTCGCCGAGCTCGAGCCGCAGGTCGCCGGGCTCGCCGCGCGGCTGCAGCGCCTCCTCGTCCCACGCGACCCCGCCGACGGCAAGGACGTCATCGTCGAGATCAAGGGCGGTGAGGGGGGCGACGAGTCGGCGCTCTTCGCCGCCGACCTCCTGCGCATGTACTCGCGCTACGCCGAGACGCGTGGCTGGAAGGTCGAGGTCCTCGACAGCACCGAGACCGCGCTGGGTGGATACAAGTCCGTCACGGCCTCGGTCAAGTCCGGCAAGGCCACCGATCCGGGCGAGGCTCCGTTCGCGCTGCTGAAGTTCGAGGGCGGGGTCCACCGTGTGCAGCGGGTCCCGGTCACGGAGTCGCAGGGCCGCATCCACACCTCCGCGGCGGGGGTCCTGGTGCTCGCCGAGGCCGAGGACGTCGACGTCCAGGTCAACGACGCCGATCTGCGCATCGACGTCTTCCGGTCGTCGGGTCCGGGCGGACAGAGCGTCAACACGACCGACTCCGCGGTCCGGATCACGCACCTGCCCAGCGGCATCGTCGTGAGCTGCCAGAACGAGAAGAGCCAGCTGCAGAACAAGGAGCAGGCGCTGCGCATCCTGCGCTCCCGGCTGCTCGAGGCGGCCCAGGCCGCGGCCGATGCCGAGGCGTCACAGGCGCGGCGCTCGCAGATCCGCACGATGGACCGTTCCGAGCGGGTCCGCACGTACAACTTCCCCGAGAACCGCGTGTCGGACCACCGCACCGGCTTCAAGGCGTACAACCTCGACGCCGTGATGGACGGCGCGCTGGGCGACGTCATCACGTCCCTCGTCGAGGCCGACCTCGCCGAGCGGCTCGCAGCCCTCGCGTCGGACGCGACATGA
- the thrC gene encoding threonine synthase produces the protein MARPWRGVIEEYREWLPFDSGVVAQTLGEGGTPLVHSAWLSQVVQGDVFVKVEGQNPTGSFKDRGMTTAISAAVAQGAKAVVCASTGNTSASMTAYAARAGLTPIVLVPHGRIAAGKMAQAVMHGGDIIQVRGNFDDCLDLSRGLAKEYPVALVNSVNPIRIEGQKTASFEIVDVLGRAPDLHVLPVGNAGNITAYWKGFVEYEAAGVASSRPRVWGFQAAGAAPIVLGRVVPEPDTVATAIRIGNPASWTLAENARDESFGRIDMVDDEQILAAQRELGAREGIFVEPASATGVAGLLAAAAAGEVEPGLTITVTVTGHGLKDIDTAMAHRGDLIDAVIDVDVDAAAETAGLR, from the coding sequence ATGGCCAGGCCGTGGCGGGGCGTCATCGAGGAGTACCGCGAGTGGCTGCCGTTCGACTCCGGCGTCGTGGCACAGACGCTGGGTGAGGGCGGCACGCCGCTCGTGCACTCGGCGTGGTTGTCGCAGGTCGTCCAGGGCGACGTCTTCGTCAAGGTCGAGGGCCAGAACCCCACCGGTTCGTTCAAGGACCGCGGCATGACGACGGCGATCTCCGCGGCGGTCGCGCAGGGCGCCAAGGCCGTCGTGTGCGCCTCGACCGGCAACACGTCCGCGTCGATGACGGCCTACGCGGCGCGGGCGGGCCTCACGCCCATCGTGCTCGTGCCGCACGGCCGCATCGCGGCCGGCAAGATGGCCCAGGCGGTCATGCACGGCGGCGACATCATCCAGGTCCGCGGCAACTTCGACGACTGCCTCGACCTCTCGCGCGGGCTCGCCAAGGAGTACCCGGTCGCGCTCGTGAACTCGGTCAACCCGATCCGCATCGAGGGCCAGAAGACGGCGTCGTTCGAGATCGTCGACGTGCTGGGCCGGGCCCCGGACCTGCACGTGCTGCCCGTCGGCAACGCCGGCAACATCACGGCGTACTGGAAGGGCTTCGTCGAGTACGAGGCCGCCGGGGTCGCCTCGAGCCGGCCGCGGGTCTGGGGCTTCCAGGCCGCCGGCGCCGCGCCCATCGTGCTCGGGCGGGTCGTTCCGGAGCCCGACACCGTGGCCACCGCGATCCGCATCGGCAACCCGGCGTCCTGGACCCTCGCCGAGAACGCCCGCGACGAGTCGTTCGGGCGCATCGACATGGTCGACGACGAGCAGATCCTCGCGGCCCAGCGCGAGCTCGGCGCGCGCGAGGGCATCTTCGTGGAGCCGGCGTCGGCCACCGGGGTCGCCGGTCTGCTGGCGGCCGCGGCCGCCGGCGAGGTCGAGCCCGGTCTCACCATCACCGTCACCGTCACGGGCCACGGGCTCAAGGACATCGACACCGCGATGGCGCACCGGGGCGACCTGATCGACGCCGTCATCGACGTCGACGTCGACGCGGCGGCCGAGACCGCCGGCCTGCGGTGA
- the thrB gene encoding homoserine kinase: MRTSPVTVRVPATSANLGPGFDTLGLALDLYDEIEVEATGSGLHIDVTGAGQGEVPLDETHLVVRSMQAAFDLLGEQPSGLRLTCRNVVPHGRGLGSSAAAIVGGLVAARALVQGEDRLDDAALFQLATDLEGHPDNVAPALFGGLTISWVDGAAAAVERLDCQVPVTVFVPPTAVSTAQARGLLPETVLHADAVFNAGRSALLVAALLHAPHRLISATEDRLHQTYRSVAMPESYQLVRSLRVEGVPAVISGAGPTVLAFARGIDDALPDGWTLHHLDVDAGGAVVR, encoded by the coding sequence GTGCGCACGAGCCCCGTCACCGTGCGGGTGCCGGCGACCAGCGCGAACCTGGGACCCGGGTTCGACACGCTCGGGCTCGCGCTCGACCTGTACGACGAGATCGAGGTCGAGGCCACCGGTTCCGGCCTGCACATCGACGTGACCGGAGCCGGCCAGGGGGAGGTGCCGCTCGACGAGACCCACCTGGTGGTGCGCTCGATGCAGGCGGCCTTCGACCTGCTGGGCGAGCAGCCGTCCGGCCTGCGCCTCACGTGCCGCAACGTCGTGCCCCACGGGCGCGGCCTCGGCTCGAGCGCTGCGGCCATCGTCGGCGGCCTCGTGGCCGCACGCGCCCTGGTGCAGGGTGAGGACCGGCTCGACGACGCGGCGCTGTTCCAGCTCGCCACCGACCTGGAGGGTCACCCCGACAACGTGGCCCCGGCCCTGTTCGGGGGTCTCACGATCTCGTGGGTCGACGGCGCGGCGGCAGCCGTCGAACGCCTCGACTGCCAGGTGCCCGTCACGGTCTTCGTGCCGCCCACGGCGGTCTCGACCGCGCAGGCGCGGGGCCTGCTGCCCGAGACGGTCCTGCACGCCGACGCCGTGTTCAACGCCGGACGCTCGGCCCTGCTCGTGGCCGCGCTGCTCCACGCTCCGCACCGACTCATCTCCGCCACCGAGGACCGGCTGCACCAGACCTACCGCAGCGTCGCGATGCCCGAGTCGTACCAGCTCGTGCGCTCGTTGCGCGTCGAGGGCGTCCCGGCCGTCATCTCCGGCGCCGGGCCCACGGTCCTGGCCTTCGCCCGCGGCATCGACGACGCGCTGCCGGACGGATGGACCCTGCACCATCTGGATGTCGACGCCGGGGGCGCCGTCGTCCGGTGA
- a CDS encoding DUF1059 domain-containing protein, with product MKSFACGDVVPGCDATWVCDTEDDVLHAVAIHARADHGLIEVPADLVDAVRSQIRDVA from the coding sequence ATGAAGTCCTTTGCCTGCGGGGACGTGGTCCCCGGCTGTGACGCCACCTGGGTCTGCGACACCGAGGACGACGTCCTCCATGCGGTCGCGATCCACGCCCGCGCCGACCACGGCCTGATCGAAGTGCCGGCCGACCTGGTGGACGCCGTCCGGAGCCAGATCCGCGACGTGGCGTGA
- a CDS encoding MlaE family ABC transporter permease, giving the protein MGRQGGVTVGRKPSRTSGLVRSAGGKFWGGIDTFGAMVILGLGSLRFLATDIVLRRFSWREFFDQSWFMTRVAFLPTVLVAIPFGIIIAIQVGAVASQIGAVSFTGAVNGIGILRQAAPLVTSLLMAGAVGSAVCAQLGAQTVREEVDAMKVMGLNPVQRIVAPRVAAAMAVGFLLNIVVAATAMLTGYVINVGGGSVSSGAYLSSFIAFAQPTDLILAEGKAVIFGFLAMVIAAYKGLNASGGPKGVADAVNQCVVIAVIVLAVVNVAITQGYVMLVPARIA; this is encoded by the coding sequence ATGGGACGGCAGGGCGGCGTGACCGTGGGGCGCAAGCCGTCGCGGACGTCCGGTCTCGTGCGATCTGCGGGTGGCAAGTTCTGGGGTGGGATCGACACGTTCGGGGCCATGGTCATCCTGGGCCTCGGCTCGCTGCGCTTCCTCGCCACTGACATCGTGCTCCGGCGGTTCTCCTGGCGCGAGTTCTTCGACCAGTCCTGGTTCATGACGCGGGTCGCGTTCCTGCCCACCGTGCTGGTGGCCATCCCGTTCGGCATCATCATCGCGATCCAGGTGGGCGCGGTCGCGTCGCAGATCGGGGCGGTCTCGTTCACGGGGGCCGTCAACGGCATCGGCATCCTGCGCCAGGCCGCGCCGCTGGTCACCTCGCTGCTCATGGCCGGGGCGGTCGGCTCGGCGGTCTGCGCCCAGCTCGGTGCCCAGACCGTGCGCGAGGAGGTCGACGCGATGAAGGTCATGGGCCTCAACCCCGTCCAGCGCATCGTCGCCCCGCGGGTCGCGGCGGCGATGGCGGTCGGCTTCCTGCTCAACATCGTCGTCGCGGCCACCGCGATGCTCACCGGCTACGTCATCAACGTCGGCGGGGGCTCGGTCAGCTCCGGCGCGTACCTCTCGTCGTTCATCGCCTTCGCGCAGCCGACCGACCTGATCCTGGCCGAGGGCAAGGCTGTGATCTTCGGCTTCCTCGCCATGGTCATCGCGGCCTACAAGGGCCTCAACGCCTCCGGAGGCCCGAAGGGCGTGGCCGACGCGGTCAACCAGTGCGTCGTCATCGCGGTGATCGTGCTCGCCGTCGTCAACGTCGCGATCACGCAGGGCTACGTCATGCTCGTGCCGGCGAGGATCGCATGA